From Toxorhynchites rutilus septentrionalis strain SRP chromosome 2, ASM2978413v1, whole genome shotgun sequence, a single genomic window includes:
- the LOC129770671 gene encoding putative nuclease HARBI1, which produces MDTVMLGYVAMMEDNTPSLRMSRSNLRKKTNIMNLSTTQFKKNFRLNKTAFRYIVQEIKNEFPRQKKGGLSVTDKLAVCLRFFAEGSYQHGASKDYDVAIAQSTFSKVLDEMLIILERKICTKWINFEMTQQEMREAKRFFYEKSGIPGVIMCVDGTHVKIIPPIADRNLFYNRKGFYSLNTMIICDHTQRIRFVDASFQGSNHDSHIWSLSSARARLQEMHRNGDTNTKILGDAGYPSEPWLLTPYRAPELESPESEFNSKHVLARGIIERTIGVLKNRFRCILGARQLHYTPTKAAKIISVCCALHNICLYFKNDNDEVQSTE; this is translated from the exons ATGGATACTGTTATGCTGGGTTATGTCGCAATGATGGAAGACAACACCCCCTCTTTGAGAATGAGTAGAAGTAACCTTAGAAAGAAAACCAACATCATGAATTTATCAACAACACA attCAAGAAGAACTTTCgtttgaataaaacagcatttcgATACATTGTACAAGagataaaaaatgaatttccacGTCAAAAGAAAGGCGGTCTATCGGTGACTGATAAACTTGCTGTCTGCTTGCGTTTTTTCGCAGAAGGGAGCTATCAACATGGTGCTAGCAAGGACTACGATGTGGCTATAGCCCAGTCAACGTTTTCCAAAGTTCTCGACGAGATGTTGATTATTTTGGAAAGGAAGATTTGCACCAAATGGATAAATTTCGAAATGACACAACAAGAAATGAGGGAAGCAaagcgatttttttatgaaaaatcgggaATTCCGGGCGTTATTATGTGTGTAGATGGCACGCATGTTAAAATTATTCCGCCAATTGCAGACCGGAATCTATTTTATAATAGGAAAGGGTTCTATAGTCTGAATACTATGATA ATATGTGATCACACCCAACGTATTCGATTCGTTGATGCAAGCTTCCAGGGGTCTAATCACGACTCTCATATTTGGAGTTTGAGTTCAGCAAGAGCACGTTTACAGGAAATGCATAGGAATGGTGACACAAATACCAAAATTTTGG GTGATGCCGGTTATCCTTCCGAGCCGTGGTTGCTCACGCCTTATCGAGCTCCAGAACTAGAAAGTCCAGAAAGCGAATTTAACAGCAAGCATGTTTTAGCAAGGGGGATAATAGAGCGAACGATTGGAGttctaaaaaatcgatttcgatGTATCCTTGGTGCTCGTCAGCTCCATTATACGCCTACCAAAGCGGCAAAAATTATCAGTGTTTGCTGTGCCCTGCACAATATATGTTTATATTTTAAGAACGACAATGATGAGGTTCAGTCAACTGAATAG